The genomic window CCTCGCGACGGCGGATGCGGTGTCGTTCGCCGTCACGATGTCACTTGGCCCTTCGCTTGCCGATGGGTCCCCGAACTTCCGGGGCCCTTTCGCGCAAGGCACGCCCGCGGACCGATTCGTGTACGTGAACTCCGGTTTCTACGCAGGCCAGATGGGCACGCCGTGGGAACGAAGGGCGAAGATCAAGCTGGCCGACATTCCGATCGCGCTGGTGGAACGCGCGGCGGGCGACCCGAATGCCGCGATCGAGGCACGCATCGAAGGAACGATGAAGGATGGGGGGCCGGTGTGTGCGAGTGTTCGGGCTCCGCAGATTTCATGGCAGATGGTGATGCGGTCGGACTGAGCCGGTGAGTGGGTGCGAAAGCTGCATTTATTGGCGCTTGCCGCAACTTCGTGCCGAACGGCACGGCAACCCGCTGTCTTCTTCCCTAGAGTGGATGCCCCTCTTACTCGCGACCCCACTTAGGGAAGCAGAAAGGCACAACACCCCAATCCACCGAGATGTTCAAAGACTGCCCGCCTCGCGGCAGGTCGTCGTTGCCAAAGCAGCGATGCAGATGCGAGGTATCAAAAGGCGACGGCCAGGGTGTTGGAGCACCCCAGCCGTCTAACCAAGTTCGTGCACGACCCTCGAAAGGAACGCACAAAAATGGCTACCAAGACTATAGCCCGGCGTCGCACGCCGGTATCCCCCAGAGAAAACGCCCAAGGCCCGGCGGATCTCCTCGAAAACACCCTCTCCCAGCTCGAAGCGCTTCTGTGGGCCTCCCACGGAAAGGACATCGATTGGTGCAGCGGTGATGGGCCTCGCCAACTGGACAACCTTCTCTGGCTCGCGGCGGAACTCGCTCGCAAGGCCGGGGAGCTGTTTCAGTTGAGCGAGATGGCGCGACGTGGAGCGCTCGAGACCGGCGGGTAGGGGTCGGTCTGCGGGCCGCGGGTTCGCGGCCCGTTTTTGTGGGATGGACCTGGCACGAATGGGTACGATCGGCCGGAAGCAGACTCGAACGACAGTTTCACGCGGGAAGATGGAATGATCCACGAATTCAGAAAAGCGATCGCAAGCAGCGGGATGCTCACCGACGTCGAGGTGCGCGAGGACATCGTCGTTGGCCGGGCTCGAGTGTTGGCGGCGCAAGCTGACGTTTGGGTCAACGTCGATCCTGAACTCGAGAATGGGGGCGCACCGGACGCTACGGTTCTGCTGCACCGCATCGACCAGATACTCGGCGTCTCGCCAACGCAGTGGGGCCTGATCATCGACCAGATCGTCGGCGAAATCGAGGCGGCCGTTGGTGACGAGCCAGTGAAGGAATCCACCAGCCTGCGATCCGACCTGGTCTTGAAGTCAGTCGTCGTGTTCGCCGAGGCGACACTTCTGCGCTTCGAAGCACCACGCCAGTTCCCCGACAGCTGGATCCATGCTCAGCTCGACGAACAACTCGGTCTCGATGACCTTGAGATCGCAGCGCGAGAGGTGGATGCAGAAACGATGTCGTTCGATACCGTCGATGATCTGTTGGACCATGTCAGCAAGGACAACACGTCGCGGGAACCGTAGAAACGAGATCTCGTCGACGGCGTATCGCGTGCTTGCCGCTCAATGCGACCGCGTCCCCGACATCAAATTCACCAACCGCGCCGTGGAACTCACCCCCAGCTTGCTCCGCGCACTGCGCAACTGATGGTCCACCGTCGAAAACGACCGATTGAGCCGCCGCGCAATCTCCTTGTAGCTCAACCCATCGACCGCCAGCCGCGCCACCGTGCGCTCAGCCGGCGTCAGGCTCTCAAGCAGATCGATCGCATCCCCGCCATGCACCGGCCGACCCACATCGCGCGCACCACTGGCCATGCGCTGCGCCGTGCTCATCACCGGCCCCAGCACCACCGCCGCGATCTCCTCGAAGCGCGCCCAGCGCTCGTCGCGCGCCGGTTCGCACGCATCCATCCAGTCGACGCACATCAGCCCCAGCGGCCGCGTGCGGTCCATGATCGGCGCGGCCATCTTCACGCGCGTGCCCATGCGCAGCAGCTCGGCGCGGGTGCCGTGGCCGAGTCGGCGCTCCTGCTCGACGTCGCGCAGCACCACGACGCCGTGCGCATGCCAGACGGTCTGCACGCCGCAGTCGGCGGCGTCGATGGCGAGGCCGATGACCGAGGGCACGTCGCGGTCGCGGCGCAGGGCTTCGGCCTGGGGGCGGTAGCAGGCTTCGTCGGGGCGGCCGAAGCCGCAGTCGACGCGGTCGGCGTCGAAGGCCTCGCGCAGCCAGCCGGCGGCGAAGCGCCAGCAGTCGTCGGGTTCGTCGAGATGCAGCAGCAGGTGCGCGGCCAGGTCGCGCGCGGGCCGCCAGCGCAGGGCGCCGTGGCCATCCAGCAGGCTTCGGCGCAACTGGCGTTGCGCGGCCATCAGCTCTTCGTCGTTCATGCGCCCATCTCCGACTGCACATCCAGGTCGGCCGGATGATAGCCAGTCCGGGCAGGGCGTCGGCATGGGTTTTGCCTACTTCGCGGCCGGCCGCGTGGCCGCGATCTCCGCGCTCAGGTCGTGCGTGCGCTTGATGACGTACTGGTGCAGCAGCTGCATGTCCTCGGGCTTGAGCACGCCCGCGAAGCCCGGCATGCCGCGGTTGATGCGCGCGCCGCTCACGGTGGCCGCGAACAGCTCGTGCTGCTCGGGCTTCATGTAGCGCAGGTCGGGCACGACGCCGCCGCTGACGGCATTGAGGCCGTGGCAGGAGCCGCACAGGCCGTTGAACATGAGGCGCGCCTGCTTGATCTGCTCGGCCGAGGCGGTCAGCGGCGGCACGTCGGCGGCGCGCGGCAATGCGGGTGCCAGCCTGGCGGGCGGCAGCTTCTGGCTGGCGCCGAGCTTGAAGGTGACGACGCGCGCCTCGGGCCGCACGCGGGCGCTCAGCGAGATCGGGCCGGTGATGTGCGGGAAGGCGCCGCCCCAGCCGACCATGAAGCTCACGTACTGCTCGCCGTCGACCTCGTAGCTGATCGGGCCGGCCATGGCGCCGCTGTTGACGGGGCTCTGCCAGAGCTGCTTGCCGGTGTCGGCCGCATAGGCCACGGCGCGGCCGTCGGCCGTGCCCTGGAACACGAGGTTGCCCGCGGTGCTCAGGGTGCCGCCGTTCCAGGCGCTGGCGTAGTCGTGCGACCACGCGGCCTTCTGGCGCACCGGGTCCCAGGCCAGCAGGCGGCCCTTCCAGGCACCGCGGATCTGGGCCTCGATCTTGGGGTCCTCGGGCAGCTCGGGCACCTCCAGGCCGAGGTTGACCACCGACTTGGTCGGGAGGAACAGCGGTTCCTTCTGCGCCTCGAGCTCGGCCATGGTCTCCTGCGCGGGCAGGTAGACCAAGCCGGTCTTCGGGTTGAACGACATCGGGTGCCAGTTGTGGCCGCCGAGGAAGGCCGGGATCACCAGCTTCTTCTGCTCGCCGGGCCCGTAGTTGCCGGCACCGGTCTCCACCGGCCGGCCGGTCTTCAGGTCGATGTGCGAGGCCCAGTTGACCGGCACGTAGTTCTTCGCCGAGATCAGCTTGCCGTCGGTGCGGTCGAGCACGTAGAAGAAGCCGTTCTTCGGCGCCTGCATCAGCACCTTGCGCAGCTTGCCGTCGATGCGCAGGTCGGCCAGCACGATGTGCTGGGTGGCGGTGTAGTCCCAGCGGTCGGCCGGTGTGGTCTGGTAGTGCCAGACGTAGTCGCCGGTGTCGGGGTCGAGCGCGACGATCGACGACAGGAACAGGTTGTCGCCCTTGCCCTCGCTGCGGAACTGGTAGTTCCACGGCGAGCCGTTGCCGGTGCCGATGTACAGCAGGTTGAGCTCGGGGTCGTAGGCCATCGAGTCCCAGGCCGTGCCGCCGCCGCCCCACTTGACCCAGCCGTTGCCCGACCAGGTCTTCATCGCCATGGCCATGGCCTTGTTCTCGGGCGGCTGGGCCGGGTCGCCGGGCACGGTGAAGAAGCGCCAGGCCTGCTGGCCGGTCTCGGCGTCGTAGGCGGTGACGTAACCGCGCACGCCGAACTCGGCGCCGCCGTTGCCGATCAGCACCTTGCCCTTCACGATGCGCGGCGCGCCGGTGATGGTGTAGCTCTTGGTCTTGTCGAGCACGGTGTCGACCGACCAGACCTGCTCGCCGGTGCGCGCGTCGAGCGCGATCAGCCGGCCGTCGAAGGCGCCGACGTAGACGCGGCCCTTCCACACGGCCACGCCGCGGTTCACCACGTCGCAGCAGCCCTGGCTCAGCGACTCGGCATTGACCTTCGGGTCGTGGCGCCACAGCAGCTTGCCGGTGCGCGCGTCGAGAGCGTAGACGATGCTTTCGGCGCCGGTGGTGTACATCACGCCGTCGACCACGATCGGCGTGGCCTCCACGCCGCGGTCGACGTCGAGCTTGTAGGTCCAGGCCACGCCGAGCTTGCCGACGTTGCGGTCGTTGATCTTCGCGAGCGGGCTGAAGCGCTGCTCGTCGTAGGTGCGGCCGTGGCTCATCCAGTTGCCCGGCTCGCGATCGGCCGCCGCGATGCGCGCGCCGTCCACGGCCTGGGCCGCGGCGGCGCCGGCGAGGGCGCAGCCGGCCAGCAGCAGCGCGAGGCGTGCGAACGGCAGGGGGCGGAAAAAGGCATGCGGAAGGCGCTGGGGCATCGTGGCTCCTGTGGTCTCTGTAGGTTGTTGTGGTCTTCGGCCCCCCGGGATTCTGGAAACCGCCCGCGCGCCTGGCTATCGCGAGCTTTCGCGATAGGGTTTGCCGCAGGGTGCGGCGCGGCGGGCCCTGGGGACGGCCCCGGGAATACCCCGTCGCGAATGTTCGCGATGCCATGAAGGCGGCGGGCTCGCAGACTGCGCCCCATGAGCCTTCAAACCTACCCCAACACCGTCGACAACCGTCCGGTGACCTCGGAGCGCAGCTTCGAATCGAAGAACCCCGCCACCGGCGAAGCCATCGGCCTGGTGCCGCATTCCACGGCCGAGCAGGTCGAGCAGGCCGTGCGCGCGGCGCGCAAGGCGCAGCCGGCCTGGGCCGCGCGGCCCGACGCCGAGCGCCGCGCGCTGCTGATGAAGGTGGCCGAGGTGCTGCACGGCAATGCCGAGTACCTGGCCGGCTGGATCACGCGCGAGCAGGGCAAGCCGCTGGGCGGCGTCGGCCCGACCGAGGTGCCGGGCGCGCGCTTCGAGCTGTTCGGCTGCGAAGCCTGGACGCAGGTGCCGGCCAGCCTCGAGATGCCGGTGGACGTGGTGTTCGAGGACGCCACGCGGCGCGACGAGATGCACCGCAAGCCCTTCGGCGTGATCGCGGCGATCGCGCCGTGGAACTGGCCGCTGCTGATCGCCATCTGGCAGATCGTGCCCTCGCTGCGCGCGGGCAACACGGTGGTCATCAAGCCCTCGGAATACACCAGCATCGGCACGCTCGAGATGGTGCGGCTGATCGCCGAGGTGCTGCCGCCCGGCGTGCTCAATACCGTGAGCGGCACCGGCGAGGTCGGCGGCTGGCTGGTCGAGAACCCCGACATCGACAAGATCATGTTCACCGGCTCGAGCGCCACCGGCGCGAAGATCGCGGCCGCCGCGGCGCGCAACCTCACGCCCACCACGATCGAGCTCGGCGGCAACGACGCCGCCATCGTGCTGCCCGATGCCGACCCGAAGGCCATCGCCATGGACCTGTTCTGGGGCGCCTTCCTCAACATGGGCCAGACCTGCGCCTGCGCCAAGCGGCTGTACGTGCCCGATGCGCTGCACGACGCGGTGGTGGCCGAGCTCAAGGCGATCGCCGAGGCGATGCCGATGGGCGACGGCGCGCAACCCGGCATCGCGATGGGCCCGATCCAGAACCGCATGCAGTTCGACAAGGTGCGCCGGCTGGTCGACGAGGCGCGTGCCGGCGGCGCGACCATCGTCTGCGGCGGCGAGCCGCGCGCGGGCGCCGGCAACTTCTATCCGCTCACGCTGGTCACCGACATCGCGGACGGCGCGAGCCTGGTCGACGAGGAGCAGTTCGGCCCGGTGTTGCCGGTGATCCGCTACCGCGACATCGACGACGCGATCGCGCAGGCCAACCGCGTCGACGTGGGCCTGGGCGCCTCCGTCTGGGGCACCGACATCGAGCAGGCGCGCGCCGTCGCGTCGCGCATCGAAGCCGGCACCGTGTGGATCAACCAGCACGGTGCGATCCACCCGATGGTGCCCTTCGGCGGCGTCAAGGGCTCGGGCTGGGGCCTGGAGTTCGGCATCGACGGGCTCAAGGCGGTCACGCAGCCGCAGGTGATCAGCCTGAAGAAGAAGCCGCAGTAGCCAACGCCACGGAATGGCATGGGCCGGCACGGGCTGGGCGTCGCGCACGCCCGGCCCGTGCCGTTTGCGGGTGTCGTGCTCCTACAGGACACCGCGCTGCGAACTGACCTGGCGATTTTTCGTGGGGCCTAAGTTGATTCACGTCGGGCATCCGGTCCGGCGGATCTCAATCAACCGGCCTTGCCGGATTTCCCAAGGAGCATTTCCATGAATCGCACATCCCACCTGATCGCAGCCCTCGCACTCACCGCCGCCGGCGCCGCCTTCGCGCAGGGCAACCCGCCCACCACCGCACCGCCGAACCCCGCCACCGCGGCCGGCCAGCAGAACCCCGCGGGCGGCCCGATGGGCACCACCGGCACCACGCCGCAGAACAACACGGCCGGCACCTCGGGTGGCGCCACCATGTCGCAAGGCTCGGGCAGCATGAACCAGGGTTCGAGCAATACGAACATGGCCGCCGCCGAGCCGATGCGTCCGGCACGCGCCGACCGCAACTGAGGCCGCGGCTTCAGTGATGAAGACAGGCATTTCGTACTCGCGGGCGGCGGCGGCAGCGCTGCTGCTCGCGAGCGCGGCCGCGCTTGCGGCCCCGCCCAGGATGCCCGCGGCCCCGCTGACGGCCGATGCCCAGCGCATCGCCCAGGCCGCGGTCGCCGCGCGTGACAACGCGGGCGGCGCCTTCGCGGTGGTCGACAAGAAGGCCGCGAGCGTCTTCGTCTTCGACGCGAAGGGCACGCTGCTCGGCGCGTCGCCGGTGCTGCTGGGCCTCGCGCGCGGCGACGATTCGGTGCCGGGCATCGGCGAACGCCCCATGGCCAAGATCCGTCCGCACGAAC from Variovorax paradoxus includes these protein-coding regions:
- a CDS encoding aldehyde dehydrogenase family protein is translated as MSLQTYPNTVDNRPVTSERSFESKNPATGEAIGLVPHSTAEQVEQAVRAARKAQPAWAARPDAERRALLMKVAEVLHGNAEYLAGWITREQGKPLGGVGPTEVPGARFELFGCEAWTQVPASLEMPVDVVFEDATRRDEMHRKPFGVIAAIAPWNWPLLIAIWQIVPSLRAGNTVVIKPSEYTSIGTLEMVRLIAEVLPPGVLNTVSGTGEVGGWLVENPDIDKIMFTGSSATGAKIAAAAARNLTPTTIELGGNDAAIVLPDADPKAIAMDLFWGAFLNMGQTCACAKRLYVPDALHDAVVAELKAIAEAMPMGDGAQPGIAMGPIQNRMQFDKVRRLVDEARAGGATIVCGGEPRAGAGNFYPLTLVTDIADGASLVDEEQFGPVLPVIRYRDIDDAIAQANRVDVGLGASVWGTDIEQARAVASRIEAGTVWINQHGAIHPMVPFGGVKGSGWGLEFGIDGLKAVTQPQVISLKKKPQ
- a CDS encoding proteophosphoglycan ppg4 — translated: MNRTSHLIAALALTAAGAAFAQGNPPTTAPPNPATAAGQQNPAGGPMGTTGTTPQNNTAGTSGGATMSQGSGSMNQGSSNTNMAAAEPMRPARADRN
- a CDS encoding helix-turn-helix transcriptional regulator; amino-acid sequence: MASGARDVGRPVHGGDAIDLLESLTPAERTVARLAVDGLSYKEIARRLNRSFSTVDHQLRSARSKLGVSSTARLVNLMSGTRSH
- a CDS encoding cytochrome C5, translating into MIHEFRKAIASSGMLTDVEVREDIVVGRARVLAAQADVWVNVDPELENGGAPDATVLLHRIDQILGVSPTQWGLIIDQIVGEIEAAVGDEPVKESTSLRSDLVLKSVVVFAEATLLRFEAPRQFPDSWIHAQLDEQLGLDDLEIAAREVDAETMSFDTVDDLLDHVSKDNTSREP
- a CDS encoding PQQ-dependent dehydrogenase, methanol/ethanol family: MPQRLPHAFFRPLPFARLALLLAGCALAGAAAAQAVDGARIAAADREPGNWMSHGRTYDEQRFSPLAKINDRNVGKLGVAWTYKLDVDRGVEATPIVVDGVMYTTGAESIVYALDARTGKLLWRHDPKVNAESLSQGCCDVVNRGVAVWKGRVYVGAFDGRLIALDARTGEQVWSVDTVLDKTKSYTITGAPRIVKGKVLIGNGGAEFGVRGYVTAYDAETGQQAWRFFTVPGDPAQPPENKAMAMAMKTWSGNGWVKWGGGGTAWDSMAYDPELNLLYIGTGNGSPWNYQFRSEGKGDNLFLSSIVALDPDTGDYVWHYQTTPADRWDYTATQHIVLADLRIDGKLRKVLMQAPKNGFFYVLDRTDGKLISAKNYVPVNWASHIDLKTGRPVETGAGNYGPGEQKKLVIPAFLGGHNWHPMSFNPKTGLVYLPAQETMAELEAQKEPLFLPTKSVVNLGLEVPELPEDPKIEAQIRGAWKGRLLAWDPVRQKAAWSHDYASAWNGGTLSTAGNLVFQGTADGRAVAYAADTGKQLWQSPVNSGAMAGPISYEVDGEQYVSFMVGWGGAFPHITGPISLSARVRPEARVVTFKLGASQKLPPARLAPALPRAADVPPLTASAEQIKQARLMFNGLCGSCHGLNAVSGGVVPDLRYMKPEQHELFAATVSGARINRGMPGFAGVLKPEDMQLLHQYVIKRTHDLSAEIAATRPAAK